In Cutaneotrichosporon cavernicola HIS019 DNA, chromosome: 1, one DNA window encodes the following:
- a CDS encoding uncharacterized protein (DNA repair protein) — protein MAGLYNGHLLEFPRIRVDSFTPHPPPHRSPWMLADPRGPENPSTRAPNAQYYLLTHAHSDHLIGLTNDFTGNIICSPDTKRMLLRLETEKDRDHLHNGVREVKRRKYESLEARHKTIETLQPGETKVVYIPDAVSITLLDANHCPGSSMFLVQNSTNAILHTGDVRADITFRKTLRRTPQLQAFFSPSTTPSSSSTLSATRHLDRIYLDTSTFMGSGDMPEKKEPVLEALMTQMSIYPEDTVFFINAWCFGWEDIVKEVARHFNQPIHADRYKRSIYGAVESDPFLLGCTTNDPTITRFHVCDRYNRCQMAKQKNVVQVVMAEVKSASWQLRHQQFLNTLNSAALGETPWPMIIEVPFARHSPLPELQKLVKMFKPAALSPNTLIPHHNGMDFMVFADLLKPAISNDTYIKMIAERDQYFTASARFGSAWLSSARAVLSQLSTLLKTGSPDVMALPPYLTEGIGDQPSDNRNVSGLDQLLRVSGSRMEGTQAALPFTFHAPLPLIKAVRQDAVKQPTKFKSVSAFEHIPTTTKIVESMIPGSPDAASLTLTQTPHETSKLSQSVKWEPLHTTTPGPSQDLPSHRSQRLKRERRQTSYRVNIAHLSGLVGSQ, from the exons ATGGCAGGTCTATATA ATGGtcacctcctcgagttcCCTCGCATAAGGGTGGACTCCTTCACCCCACATCCCCCACCTCATCGATCGCCTTGGATGCTTGCAGACCCACGAGGTCCTGAAAATCCCAGCACTCGAGCTCCTAATGCTCAATACTACCTCCTAACTCACGCTCATTCAGACCACCTCATTGGCCTCACCAATGACTTTACGGGCAATATTATCTGTTCCCCCGACACCAAGCGCATGCTTCTCCGTCTTGAAACAGAAAAGGACCGTGACCACCTCCACAATGGAGTCCGTGAGGTTAAGAGGCGCAAGTACGAGAGTCTGGAAGCCCGCCATAAAACTATT GAGACATTGCAACCAGGAGAAACCAAGGTCGTCTACATTCCTGATGCCGTTTCCATtaccctcctcgacgcgaaTCACTGCCCAGGTTCATCGAT GTTCCTCGTCCAGAACAGCACGAACGCCATCCTGCATACTGGTGATGTGCGAGCGGACATCACCTTCCGTAAGACATTGCGCCGCACTCCCCAGCTCCAGGCGTTCTTTTCACCCTCCACGACCCCGTCTTCATCAAGTACCCTTTCGGCTACCCGCCATCTCGACCGCATCTACCTCGACACAAGTACCTT CATGGGCAGTGGAGACATGCCCGAGAAG AAGGAGCCCGTTTTGGAAGCTCTCATGACCCAGATGAGCATTTATCCGGAGGATACTGTTTTCTTCATCAACGCCTGGTGCTTCGGATGGGAGGATATTGTCAAGGAAGTCGCTCGCCACTTTAACCAACCG ATTCACGCCGATCGGTACAAGAGGAGCATTTACGGTGCTGTTGAGAGCGATCCGTTCTTGCTTGGCTGTACGACCAACGACCCTACCATTACTCGCTTCCACGTGTGTGACCGCTACAACCGCTGCCAAATGGCGAAACAAAAGAATGTTGTGCAAGTTGTCATGGCCGAAGTCAAGTCGGCCTCGTGGCAGCTACGGCATCAGCAGTTCCTCAACACGCTAAACAGCGCAGCACTCGGGGAAACCCCATGGCCAATGATAATT GAGGTTCCCTTTGCGCGCCACTCGCCTCTTCCGGAACTGCAGAAGCTCGTCAAGATGTTCAAGCCTGCAGCTCTCTCACCCAACACACTCATCCCTCACCACAACGGCATGGACTTTATGGTCTTCGCCGATCTCCTCAAACCTGCAATCAGCAACGACACGTACATCAAGATGATCGCGGAGCGCGATCAGTACTTCACAGCTTCGGCTCGCTTCGGTAGCGCGTGGCTTTCCTCCGCTCGAGCCGTCCTGTCGCAACTCTCCACTCTCCTCAAGACTGGTTCCCCCGACGTCATGGCTCTTCCTCCGTATCTTACGGAAGGCATCGGGGATCAACCGAGCGACAACCGCAACGTGTCAGGGCTGGATCAGTTGCTGCGGGTTTCTGGGTCACGCATGGAAGGAACCCAGGCTGCCCTCCCCTTCACCTTTCACGCTCCTCTCCCACTTATCAAAGCTGTTCGTCAAGATGCCGTCAAACAACCC ACGAAGTTCAAGTCCGTCTCAGCATTCGAGCAcatccccaccaccaccaaaATCGTAGAGTCTATGATCCCCGGATCCCCGGACGCtgcctccttgaccttgacaCAGACACCGCACGAAACTAGCAAGCTGTCGCAGTCTGTCAAGTGGGAGCCGTTGCACACAACAACGCCAGGGCCTTCACAGGACCTGCCCAGTCACCGTTCACAGCGACtgaagcgcgagcggcggcaGACGAGCTACCGTGTGAATATTGCCCACCTCAGTGGCCTTGTGGGGTCTCAGTAG
- a CDS encoding uncharacterized protein (Protein present in Fab1, YOTB, Vac1, and EEA1) codes for MQSSQSSPTGSSLLHLCRPAQLKSTPPSNVANLEVLVCEDSNESVTDSVCSSPTSVRFFPRPAPPSLKVDTLSGLSRKYPLRRGTSDTACTSSATSYASTSLEQVACTVGLRSSDQTALVAKPQSEWQRDEDTALCSHPFCSTMFSQTTLSIGPRRHHCRLCGLVYCGQHSTGRLPLETRNSKDQIVVRSLRVCDGCCASTEDDSVRRPSECAPSLTSSSTSAFDDELLASPQLFPVRSMNRSLSQSAVDELEPRLAPLEEWMGGSGILSLYPLAVTPSHSKRPASRTTQPAVGPLFAPTLSERRTAREKQLQRQSRRRMWVSTPVTSDVESNDEGDSSGWSLPNGESGTRLTQEREVKLEWSTF; via the exons ATGCAGTCGTCTCAGTCGTCACCAACTGGCTCCTCCCTACTCCACCTCTGCCGGCCAGCCCAACTCAAGTCCACTCCGCCGTCCAATGtggccaacctcgaggtgctAGTTTGCGAAGATTCCAATGAGTCTGTAACCGACTCGGTGTGCT CGTCTCCCACCTCTGTCCGGTTCTTTCCCCGCCCTGCGCCTCCCAGCCTAAAGGTCGACACTCTGTCTGGATTGTCTCGCAAGTACCCTTTGCGCCGTGGAACATCGGACACTGCCTGTACAtcgtccgcgacctcgtACGCCAGCACTAGCCTCGAGCAGGTGGCGTGCACAGTCGGGCTCCGGTCGTCTGACCAAACCGCCCTTGTTGCCAAGCCCCAGAGCGAATGGCAG CGTGACGAGGACACTGCGCTCTGCAGTCACCCTTTCTGCTCCACCATGTTCTCTCAGACGACGCTCTCCATcggccctcgacgccaccaCTGCCGGCTCTGCGGACTTGTTTACTGCGGCCAGCACTCGACAGGCCGCCTGCCTCTTGAGACAAGAAACTCCAAGGATCAGATCGTTGTCCGATCGCTCCGCGTGTGTGACGGATGCTGTGCCAgcaccgaggacgactcgGTTCGCCGCCCGAGCGAATGCGCGCCAAGCTTGACCAGCTCGTCTACGTCGGCCTTTGACGACGAACTACTCGCTAGCCCTCAGCTGTTCCCGGTGCGCTCCATGAACCGTTCCCTGTCGCAGTCGGCggtggacgagctcgagccccGCCTTGCTCCCCTCGAGGAGTGGATGGGCGGTTCCGGGATCCTCTCGCTCTACCCTCTCGCTGTCACTCCTTCGCACAGCAAGCGCCCAGCTTCACGGACGACGCAGCCAGCCGTTGGTCCGCTTTTTGCACCGACTCTAAGTGAGCGCCGCACTGCGCGCGAAAAGCAACTTCAGCGCCAAAGCCGCCGTCGAATGTGGGTATCGACCCCGGTGACCAGCGACGTCGAATCCaatgacgagggcgactcGTCTGGTTGGTCTTTACCCAACGGTGAGAGCGGCACGCGCCTGACTCAGGAGCGTgaggtcaagctcgagtGGTCGACCTTTTAG